The genome window TCACCGCATGATGCAGGAAGGCTGGGACTATCCGCTTCACCTGGGCGTGACCGAAGCCGGGGATGGCGAAGACGGGCGCGTGAAGAGCGCAGCAGGTATCGGCGCGCTGCTGGAGGATGGCCTCGGCGACACCGTGCGCGTGAGCCTCACCGAGGAGCCGGAGGCGGAGATACCTGTCGCCCGCGCCTTGGTGGACCGTTATGCGAAGCGTCGTGGCCATGAAGCGATTCCGGATATCGAGCAAGCGCCATTGGATCCCTTCTCGCATGCACGCCGCAGCGCACGCGAGGTCCTCAACATCGGTGCGCGGCACGTGCCCGTGGTGATGGCTGATTTGAGCAACCGGAAGGAGATCACCCCCGCCACGCTTTTCGCATGGGGCTATCGCTACAGCGTGCCGCTGGACAAGTGGAATATCACCGACCAGGCCTGCGACTACGCGTTCACCGGGAAGAACACCATCGGCTTCGAGATCCCAGGCACGCTCGGCATCGTGCAGGAGCATGCGGTCTGGCTGACCAACCAAGCCAAGGAGCGCCACTATCCCTTCATCAACAAGAAGGAATACCTCGGAGGAAGGGCGCTGCATCCGCAGCTGAACTTCGTGTACGCCACGCTGACCGAGCTGGATGGACCCTTCATCGCCAAACTGAAGGAAGACGCCACCGCTGCATTGCTGATCGACTCATACAATGCGCACGGCATGGCCGAGCAGCGCCGCCTCTTCTTCGAGTTGATGGCCAAGGAGTGCCCGGTGCCGGTGATCATCGGCCGCGCCTATGGCGACATCACCAACGAGGCGCTCGTGCTCGAGAGCAGCACCGACATCGGTCCGCTGTTGATCGATGGCCTGGGCGATGGGATCTTCATCGCCGATGAGAAGGGAGGACGCGAGGACCTCGTCTGCCGCACGGCCTTCGGCATCCTGCAGGCCACGCGCACGCGCACCAGCAAGACCGAATACATCAGCTGCCCCAGTTGCGGCCGCACGCTCTTCGACCTGCAAGAGACCACGGCGAAGATCCGCGCGCGCACCAGTCACTTGAAAGGAGTGAAGATCGGCATCATGGGCTGCATCGTTAATGGCCCCGGCGAGATGGCTGATGCCGATTTCGGGTACGTGGGCACCGGCAACGGCGTGATCACGCTCTACCGCGAGAAGGAAGTGGTGAAGCGCAACGTGCCCAGTGCCCAGGCCGTGGACGAATTGATCGCGCTGATCAAGGAGCACGGGATGTGGGTGGATCAGGCGGAGAACTAGCGAACCAGGATCACGACCATGCGCAACGCCCTTCTACTCGCGCTCTTCCTTACGGCAGGAAACGCCGCCGCCCAGCGCACACGTGCGCTTGAGGCCCTCGCCATGACCTTGGAAGGCTCATATACCAGCGCGGAACAGGCTGCGGCCGACACCAACTACTTCAACATCGAACTGGAGATGGTGCGCATCTGGGCGAAGCGCAAGGATGGCGCGTGGTTCTATGTGGAGCAGGCCGCCGCCGAAAGCAAGTCCAAGCCTTACCGCCAGCGCGTCTATCGGCTCACCGAGGTGAATGACAGCACTTTCCGCAGTGAGATCCACACCATCCGCAGCGGCGAGCGCTACTTCGGCGCCTACAAGGATTTCAGCCTCCTGGCTCAGCTGCACCCGGATTCCATCGATGTGATGGAAGGCTGCGCCATCACCTTGCAGCGTTACAAGAGCATCTATCAAGGGAGCACGAATGGCCGCGATTGCCCGAACTCGCGCAGCGGTGCGGCCTATGCCACGAGTGAAGTGACCATCCGCAGCGACCGGATGATCAGTTGGGACCGCGGCTACGACGATGCGGGCAAGCAGGTCTGGGGCGCAACCAAGGGCGGATACGTCTTCCTGAAGAAGCGCAAGTACTGAACGCGCCGAGGCCGCGCCTTACGGGACGCGGCCTCGATGCCTATGGTGTATGGAACGTGGTTCACTCTTGGGCGGCCACTTCGGCGGTGGCCTTCTCCTGTTCGGCGGCGCTGCCATTGCTGGCGGCCACGCATACCAGGAGGATCAGCAGCACGGCTGCTTGAAGGAGGGTGCGGTGCTTGGTCTGCATGGTGTGGTTCGTTGCGGTATGGCCCTGTGAACGGGCCTTGCTCGCAGCGGTTCCAGCATTTCGACGGTCCAGTACTGGTGATCGACGGAGCCTGTCAAGCCCCTTCGGCCATCATTTCCCCAAGTAGCCTTTGATCGCCGCCACATAGGCCTCGAACGCGGCAAGTCCGGCCAAGGATACCCTGCACGAGGTATTGGGATAATTGTCCTTGAAGCTTTTGCTGACCTCAATGTAGCCCGCCTCTTTCAGCTTGCTGATCTGCACGCTCAGATTGCCGCGCGTGGCGCCCGTTTTCTCCAGGATGAAGTTGAAATCGGCGCTTTCCACCGAGACTAAAAGGCTCATCACCGCCAGCCGCAACTGGTTGTGCAGCACGGGGTCAAGCGGCGCGAAGGCCATCCTCTTGGCGTTTGAGCAGGATTCCGGGGATGATGTAGCCCAGCCCCATCGCCCCGCAATAGAGCGCGGTGAGCAAACCTGCCTGATCCGTGAAGTGCATGGCGATGCCGGCCGCCCAGAAGAGCAGTCCGCCGAAGATCAATGGCCGGAAACGCAGGATCTGGCCCGTCATGAAAGTGGGGATGCCGGTGAGCAAGGTGACCATCGCCCCGGGGTCCCGATTGTCCAACACGCTCACCACGATGGTGATGATCATGGTGATCACGAATGAGGACCACAGCCATCCGATGACCCCATCCATAGGGTTGCTCACGGGCTCCTGCCGCCCTTGTCGCGCGCCATGGATCGAACTGATGATGCCGCCGCCGATTCCCGCTACGCCCCAAGGCATGCCGTGCCGTATGGCCGGGTCGAGGTCGGCAAGCAGATAGGTGGCCAGCATAGCCCCGGTGAGCAGGACTCCCCAGAGCAGGAAGTAGAAGCTGAAACGGCTGAAGCTGCGCTTGGCCTGGCCAATCATGCTTTCAATGATCTTCAGGCTTTGTTCAGGTGTGAGTGGGTTTTCCATGGTTGTGTCGTTTCGGGGTCAAACGTAGATAAGTTTATGAGACAAACCAAATTCGTTCGTCATTTCGCATCATGAACATGCTCGTGGCAGGTGGAAGCGGCTTGGTAGGCAGAGCCGTTCTGGAAGCGGCAATCCAATCCGAACAGATTAAAAAGATAATCGCGCTGCTTCGGCGGCCCATCGACTTGAGTAGCTCGAAACTCGAGGCCTGGCTCCCGGCCGAAGGCGATTTGCTGACCGCGTTGAGGCCCCAGCCGGTGGATGCGGTGATCTGCTGCCTTGGCACCACCATCCGCAATGCAGGCGGCGATCAGTCCAAGTTCATCGCGGTGGACAAGGACCTGGTGCTCGGTTTGGCGCGTTGGGCCAGGGAGCAGGGCGTACCGGCCTTCGCGGTGGTGAGCGCGATCGGCGCTGATGCGGAGTCGCGCGTGTTCTACAACCGGGTGAAAGGCGAGATGGAAGAAGGACTGAAGGCGATGAGTTTCCCGGAGCTGCACATCTTCCAGCCATCGATCCTCAAAGGTCCGCGCAACGAGAAGCGACTGGGCGAGCGCATCGGCATCGCAGTGATGAGCGCGATCGCGCCGCTACTGCCGGATGACTACGAACCCATGGCCCACGATGCGTTGGCGAAGGCCTTGATCAACTGCGTCGGCACGCCGGGTGGTACGCACACGTACCGCGCGATCCGCGCGTTGGCGGGCTCTTAGAAGTTCACCATCCTTCCTTCAGCCAATGCGAGCTCGGCCTGGTCGAGCTGTGCGCTCAGGCTATCGCGGGCCGCATCGAAGGCGGGTCGCAGCTCTTGTGCGATGGGTTCCGCGCTGGGGAACTCCTCTTTGCGATGATCCACCTGCGTTCCGTTCTTCCAGAAGCGGAAGCACACGTGCGGACCCGTGGCCAGGCCGGTGCTGCCCACCTCGCCGATCACATCGCCCTGCTGCACGCGCTGGCCCTGCTTCACCAGGATCTTCCGCATGTGCAGGTATTGCGTGCTGTACACGCCGTTGTGCCGGATCTTCACGAAGTTGCCGTTGCCGCCGGTTCGGCCTGCCTGCTCCACCACGCCATCGCCCACGGAAAGGATCGGTGTTCCGTACGGTGCCGCGTAATCGGTGCCGAGATGCGCCTTCATCACCTTCTGCACCGGATGCAGCCGCTTGCCGCTGAAGCCCGATGAGATGCGGCTGAATTTCAACGGCGCTCTCAGGAAAGCCTTGCGCAGGCTGTTTCCTTCATCATCGAAGTAGGCGGCCTCCTTGCCCTCGCCGAATCGGAAAGCGGCCTTCACCTTATCGCCGTTGATGTAGCGCGCGGCCAGGATCTGCGGCGCACCCACGCGCTTGCCCTCCACGCTGCGCTCAGCATAGGCCACGCTGAACACATCGCCTTTCTGGATGCGGTAGAAATCGACCGTCCACGCGAACACCTCACTGAGCAGCACGGCCAGCATGGGGTCGGCGCCGGCTTTCGCCAGGTCGTTGTACAGCGCGCCGGTCACCGTGGCAGCGATGGCATGCTGGGTTACCGTTACCGCGCGCTCACCGAGCGTGACGTACTCGTTGCCGGGCAGCAGATGGAAGACGACGTACTGGATGGGATCGGCCTCGTAGATGAAATAGTGGGGCGCGGCGCCTTCGCGATCGGGAGCGATGAACGCATACGGATGCCCAGCCCGCAGCTTGCGCACATCGAAGAGCCCCTCTGCCTTCGACACCAGTGCCTCGACCACCGATGCGGAAACGCCCTCCGTGCCCAGCAATCCGCCGAAGCTCGCGCCGCTCTTCACGGTGCCCTCGCGCATCACGAGGCTGTCCATGGTGATGCCATAAGCCGAAGGCGGCGGAAGGGCACCACCACGGTGTCCTCCAAGGGCTGCTCCTCCACGTACTCCACGCGAGGCCCCAGATCAACACTGAAGAAGACGAAGACCAGCGCCCCCGCCAGCACCACTAGCCCGAGCTGCACCCACCTTTTCATGCGGGCAAGAAAGGCGCTTGCCCCCAGTGTTGACCGTGGACATGCCTGAGCATTTCCACCATGCTCTGTTATCGGGCCATCGGAAGCCGGCGGATTTCGTCAGGCCCATGGATGCGCAGCACCTTTTTGAGCACTCCCTCCAAACTGTCTTTCACCGGGCCAATGCAACGGATGGTGCGCGCCTGTTGCATGGGCGCCCAAGAGAGGTGATGGGCGTAGGGCGGGTGAATATGACCAGATGTGTTCCCACAGCTATCCAAGAAAGAAGGGGGGGTCATTTCTAACCCCCCTTCGCGAGCAGGCCCCATTTATAAGCGAAGATCACCAGCCCGGCCTTGCTCTTGATCTCGAACTTGTGGAAGATGTTCTCGCGGTAGCCGTTCACGGTATTCTGGGCCACGCCCATCTGCTTGGCCACTTGCTCGTAGGTGGGCTCTGATTCGTGGCACACCGCGCGGATGAACTCGATCTCGCGCGGGCTCAGGTTCGCGACCACGCGCAAGCGGGCTGCTTCGTGGGCGCTAGGGGTCACGGGCATGCCGCGCTCCACCAGGTCCTCGTTGATGTAATGCCCGAGGGTGGCCACTTGCTGAAGCGCTTCGCTGAATAGTCCGCGGCCCACGTTCTTCGGCAGGAAACCGCAGGCCCCTGCGCGCAAGGCCTTGGCCAGCGTGGCGTCGTCCTTGTCGAAGGTGAGGGCGAGGGCACGCGTCTGGGGCTGGTGCTCGCGGATCCAGGCGATGGTGGCGTAGCCGTCCATCACGGGCATATGCAGATCAACGATGGCCACGGCCACACGGGCGCCGTTTGCGGCGGCTTGCACGTATTCCTGTCCATTCTCGGCCTGCACCACCACGTCGTAGCCGCCGATCAGCGCGATCAGGTCGGTCAGTGCGTTTCGGAAGAGCGTATGGTCATCGACCAAGGCGATCGGGATGCGCGGGGTCATCAGAGCAATCGGTTTGAGTTCATTCAATCGAGCAGGTTCCAGCGCAAGGCGAAGAGCACGAGGCCGGTCTTGCTCCTCACGCCGAACTTATCGAAGAGTTGGATGCGGTAGTTGTCCACGGTGCGCCGATGCAGGCCCATGATCTCGGCGATCCGGTCGTACGTGAACTCCTCCTCGTCGCAAACGAGGCGCAGCAAATGCATTTCCCGATCGGTGATGAGCTCCAGCAATTCAGCGCGCTCGCGCTCGCGCGGCGTCAGGCGGTCCGGGTTGCCTGCGAGCACCCCGTTCAGGTCGTCGTTGTGGTAATAGCCTGTCAAGCGGATGCTGTCGAGGGCGAGGCGCAGCACTTCGGGCTTGGCGTTCTTGAGCAGGAAACCCCGGGCACCGGCACGGACGGCCCGCAGCATGGCTTCCTCGGTGGCCTCGAAGGTGAGGGCCATCGGCAGGATCTCCGGACGGTTCTTGCTGAGCCAGGCGATGGTGTCCCAGCCATCCATCACCGGCATGTTCAGGTCGATGATGGCCAGTTGCGGCGATGCTTGGGCAAGCCCCAGCCTTTCGATCATCTCAGCGCCATGCCCTGCTTCCAATGTCACCTGGTAATCGCCGAGCGCGTTCACGGTGGCAGCCAAGCCAGTCCGTACCAAGTGATGGTCGTCCACCAAGGCGATGCGGTGCTTCATGCCTCCTTCGGCGTTAGGATCCAAGCAGTGCCGTTGCTGTCCATTCGGGCGGTGAATCCGATTACGCCGCACCGGCGGCTCACCGCGTGAAGCGCCTCCGCTTCGCGGAGTGCTTCGGCATCGGTGCTCTGGCCATCGGATTCCACGCGCAACTGGAGCGGGCCCTCCGCATCAACCGTGATGTCGAGCTGCGCGGTGCGCGCTCGCTTCAGGGCCAGGCTGATGAGCTGCTGGCAGCTATTGTAGAGGATGACGCGCTCGTCCTCGCTCAGCGTAGGCGGGAGCCCCAGCTCCTTCAGCGTTACGCCTATTCGGGACACCCGTCGAAGGCGGTCCGCATCGAGCGCGATCCGCTCGGAAAGCGGCAGGTCGCTGCCCAAGCCGGCACGCAGCGCAACGGTGGTGGTGCGCAGTTCAGCGATCGCCTGGTCGATCACCTCGGTGGTGGCCTGCAGCCGATCATCGGGTGAGGCATCGAGCGCGCCGCGCAATTTGAGCTGTGCCGCACTGAGCAGCTGGCCTACGCTCTCGTGCAGGTCCTTGGCGGCTTCACGCATTTCCTGTCGCGCCGTCTCGCCAGTGGCATCGAGCAGGGCCTGCAGCCTCATGCCTTCGCTCCGTGCCGAGGCTGATGCGGAGCGGGCATTGAGCAAGGCGCAGAGCAAGGCGAGCGCGGCCAATGTCAGCCCAGTGATCAGCACGGCGAGCCAGCTGTACGATTGCAGGGTGAGCACGGCGAGCATGGCGATCCGATGTGCGGTGCAAGGTGCGGCACGACGTTGCTTTCGGTGAAATGGGGAGGGGGGTCATTTCTGACCGGGTGGCCCGGCAGGATGCTCCGGAAGGCGTGGTTTCAATCGAGCCTGATCCGCCAGGCCAGCAAAGAGCGCATGCATGGCGCATCGGCGTTGGCATCGTCGGCGGAGTTGCCCGCTGGTTCCCGTTGATGCGTCGGAATCGCCATCGCGGGCCCAGACGCCGTTCTAATGCGAGCGGCGTCAGGAGCGAATCATGCTGCATCATTCGGGCACAAGCAAGACCTTCACCCCGCGCATGAAGCGTTGGCTCTTCATCCTTGCCGGCCCGATGGCCGCGTTGCTGGTCTTCGCGCTGTTGCGGCACCATGGCGGTCCGCCTGCGCTGATGGCGGGCCTCGTTGCATGGATGGCTCTCTGGTGGATCACCGAGGCTGTGCCCATCCCCATCACCTCCATCCTGCCGCTGCTGCTCTTCCCGTTGCTGGGCATCGATGATGTGCCTGCCACCGCCGCGCACTACGGCAAGGAGATCATCTTCCTCTTCCTTGGAGGCTTCATCATCGCCCTTGGCATCGAGCGCTGCGGATTGCACAGGCGCATCGCATTGGGCATCATGGTGCGTGTAGGCAGCAGCTCGGAGCGGTTGGTTCTGGGCGTAATGGTCGCCGTCGCGCTCCTCAGCATGTGGATCAACAGCACCGCCGCCACGCTGGTGATGCTCCCCATCGCCCTGAGCCTGATCGACGATGAGGACGCGCCCGCTGATGCGCGCAAGCGGTTGACCGTGCCCTTGTTATTGGGCGTTGCCTACGGAGCAACGGTTGGCGGCATGGCCACACCTGTTGGCACGCCGCCCAACCTGGTCTTCCTCGCGCTGTGGAAGCAGCTCTATCCCGGCCATGATGCGATCGGTTTCGGGCAATGGATGGCCACCGGGCTGCCGCTGGCTGCGGTCTTCCTCGCGATGGCGTGGCTGCTGCTCACGCGCATCGTCTTCGGCCTGAAGGGCGATTCGCTCGGCGGCGCCGATGCTGTGCGACTTCGGTTGAAGGCGCTGGGCCGCGCATCGCGCGATGAATGGCTGGCTGGGGGCGTGTTCGCGCTGGTGGCGCTGCTTTGGATCAGCGGCGATTCGATCAAGCAGGGCGAATCGGTGCTCTTCACCGGCTGGCGCGAACGTGCCGAAGCCTTCAAGGAGGTGAGTGATGCGGCCGTTGCGGTGATGGGCGCGGTGCTGCTCTTCCTTCTCCCCGCAAGCAAGCGGATGCGGCAGCCGCACGATGCGTACGCCACGCACGGAGAAGGACGATCGCTCATGAGCTGGAGCTTCGCTGAGCAGCGCGTGCCTTGGGGCGTGCTGCTGCTCATCGGCGGCGGTTTCGCGCTGGCGGCGGGCGTTGACAAGAGCGGGCTCAGCGGCATCATCGGTGAGGCGATGGCAGGTCTGGGATCCTTGCCCATGGTCCTGTTGATCGGCAGCACCGCGCTGGTCGTTTGCCTGCTGAGCGAACTGGGCAGCAATACCGCCACCGCGAGCCTCACGCTGCCCATCCTGGCAGCCATGGCCGATCGCTGGGGCATGGATCCGCAGAGCATCCTCTGGCCATCGGCGCTGGCCGCGAGCCTGGGCTTCATGCTGCCGGTGGCATCGCCCATGCAGACCATCGTCTTCGGCACGGGACGCATCCCCATGCGCCAGATGGTGAAGGCCGGCGTGTGGATGGATGTGATCGGGGTGGCGCTGCTGATGATGATCTTCGGATGGTGATGCGGAGCCTATTCCTGGCCCTCGCAGCTCTGGTGGCATTGAGGGTCACTGCGCAAGAGGACCCCGCCCGGCTGAAGGCCCTGCACCTGGCAAGTGCGCATGACTCGCTGGAGGCGGAGGCGCACGCGACGCTTGCCGCCCATGCGGAGCCGGACGAGGAACGCTACGACGCCCTCTACCATCTCGCCTTCGCGCGCAGCGGCAAGGACGATGCAGTGGCTGCGATCCGGCACGGGCAGGAGGCATTGCTGATCGCCCGGGAGCTGCAGGACACCGTCCGCATCATGGGCTCGCTCTACCAGCTCATTAAATTCAATGTCGAAGCACGGCATTACGAGGAGGCCGATCGGCTGCGGTACGAGCTGCTGTCATTGGCGAAGGGCTATGGCAAGGATGCCCGGCACCTGGCGCTGGCGCACAACGCCGTGGGC of Flavobacteriales bacterium contains these proteins:
- the ispG gene encoding (E)-4-hydroxy-3-methylbut-2-enyl-diphosphate synthase — protein: MSETKIIAPWQYCPSLTRYERWRTREVRIGGIGIGGSNPIRVQSMTTTDTMDTAATVAQSIRMIEAGCELVRITAPSKKDAENLAEIKRQLRAAGFDTPLVADIHFTPNAAEVAARIVEKVRVNPGNYVDKKKFDVREYTDAEYAHELERIRERFTPLVRICKEHGTAMRIGTNHGSLSDRILNRYGDTPQGMVESAFEFLRICRDEGYHDIVLSMKASNVQVMVQAYRLLVHRMMQEGWDYPLHLGVTEAGDGEDGRVKSAAGIGALLEDGLGDTVRVSLTEEPEAEIPVARALVDRYAKRRGHEAIPDIEQAPLDPFSHARRSAREVLNIGARHVPVVMADLSNRKEITPATLFAWGYRYSVPLDKWNITDQACDYAFTGKNTIGFEIPGTLGIVQEHAVWLTNQAKERHYPFINKKEYLGGRALHPQLNFVYATLTELDGPFIAKLKEDATAALLIDSYNAHGMAEQRRLFFELMAKECPVPVIIGRAYGDITNEALVLESSTDIGPLLIDGLGDGIFIADEKGGREDLVCRTAFGILQATRTRTSKTEYISCPSCGRTLFDLQETTAKIRARTSHLKGVKIGIMGCIVNGPGEMADADFGYVGTGNGVITLYREKEVVKRNVPSAQAVDELIALIKEHGMWVDQAEN
- a CDS encoding chromophore lyase CpcT/CpeT, with the protein product MRNALLLALFLTAGNAAAQRTRALEALAMTLEGSYTSAEQAAADTNYFNIELEMVRIWAKRKDGAWFYVEQAAAESKSKPYRQRVYRLTEVNDSTFRSEIHTIRSGERYFGAYKDFSLLAQLHPDSIDVMEGCAITLQRYKSIYQGSTNGRDCPNSRSGAAYATSEVTIRSDRMISWDRGYDDAGKQVWGATKGGYVFLKKRKY
- a CDS encoding transcriptional regulator, translated to MAFAPLDPVLHNQLRLAVMSLLVSVESADFNFILEKTGATRGNLSVQISKLKEAGYIEVSKSFKDNYPNTSCRVSLAGLAAFEAYVAAIKGYLGK
- a CDS encoding NAD(P)H-binding protein — encoded protein: MNMLVAGGSGLVGRAVLEAAIQSEQIKKIIALLRRPIDLSSSKLEAWLPAEGDLLTALRPQPVDAVICCLGTTIRNAGGDQSKFIAVDKDLVLGLARWAREQGVPAFAVVSAIGADAESRVFYNRVKGEMEEGLKAMSFPELHIFQPSILKGPRNEKRLGERIGIAVMSAIAPLLPDDYEPMAHDALAKALINCVGTPGGTHTYRAIRALAGS
- a CDS encoding peptidoglycan DD-metalloendopeptidase family protein, with product MDSLVMREGTVKSGASFGGLLGTEGVSASVVEALVSKAEGLFDVRKLRAGHPYAFIAPDREGAAPHYFIYEADPIQYVVFHLLPGNEYVTLGERAVTVTQHAIAATVTGALYNDLAKAGADPMLAVLLSEVFAWTVDFYRIQKGDVFSVAYAERSVEGKRVGAPQILAARYINGDKVKAAFRFGEGKEAAYFDDEGNSLRKAFLRAPLKFSRISSGFSGKRLHPVQKVMKAHLGTDYAAPYGTPILSVGDGVVEQAGRTGGNGNFVKIRHNGVYSTQYLHMRKILVKQGQRVQQGDVIGEVGSTGLATGPHVCFRFWKNGTQVDHRKEEFPSAEPIAQELRPAFDAARDSLSAQLDQAELALAEGRMVNF
- a CDS encoding response regulator transcription factor, yielding MTPRIPIALVDDHTLFRNALTDLIALIGGYDVVVQAENGQEYVQAAANGARVAVAIVDLHMPVMDGYATIAWIREHQPQTRALALTFDKDDATLAKALRAGACGFLPKNVGRGLFSEALQQVATLGHYINEDLVERGMPVTPSAHEAARLRVVANLSPREIEFIRAVCHESEPTYEQVAKQMGVAQNTVNGYRENIFHKFEIKSKAGLVIFAYKWGLLAKGG
- a CDS encoding response regulator transcription factor; the protein is MKHRIALVDDHHLVRTGLAATVNALGDYQVTLEAGHGAEMIERLGLAQASPQLAIIDLNMPVMDGWDTIAWLSKNRPEILPMALTFEATEEAMLRAVRAGARGFLLKNAKPEVLRLALDSIRLTGYYHNDDLNGVLAGNPDRLTPRERERAELLELITDREMHLLRLVCDEEEFTYDRIAEIMGLHRRTVDNYRIQLFDKFGVRSKTGLVLFALRWNLLD
- a CDS encoding SLC13/DASS family transporter translates to MKRWLFILAGPMAALLVFALLRHHGGPPALMAGLVAWMALWWITEAVPIPITSILPLLLFPLLGIDDVPATAAHYGKEIIFLFLGGFIIALGIERCGLHRRIALGIMVRVGSSSERLVLGVMVAVALLSMWINSTAATLVMLPIALSLIDDEDAPADARKRLTVPLLLGVAYGATVGGMATPVGTPPNLVFLALWKQLYPGHDAIGFGQWMATGLPLAAVFLAMAWLLLTRIVFGLKGDSLGGADAVRLRLKALGRASRDEWLAGGVFALVALLWISGDSIKQGESVLFTGWRERAEAFKEVSDAAVAVMGAVLLFLLPASKRMRQPHDAYATHGEGRSLMSWSFAEQRVPWGVLLLIGGGFALAAGVDKSGLSGIIGEAMAGLGSLPMVLLIGSTALVVCLLSELGSNTATASLTLPILAAMADRWGMDPQSILWPSALAASLGFMLPVASPMQTIVFGTGRIPMRQMVKAGVWMDVIGVALLMMIFGW